From Hippoglossus stenolepis isolate QCI-W04-F060 chromosome 19, HSTE1.2, whole genome shotgun sequence, the proteins below share one genomic window:
- the LOC118103762 gene encoding B-cell receptor CD22 translates to MWMFHNNSKSVFRKRFVLFEDCLTDLKMVTILLLLSVLFVSGALAACPEGLPLNITTPQMMEALSGSCLLIPCKFMALKEHDFTGHNVGVWIKNNPRFGNSPKNVIFNGSRPDNVYSVKIIGNLSQNNCTSVFYRLQKNYTDKFFFRVESKPFNATAACHPLQINITECPPRPSIEMSGDRREGESLTVTCSALTPCPHSPPELTWGHKQQPHKHIQENADGTFTTQIQENISLSDKHDGYNITCSAKYPVNAGNFVESQHNVTLNISYAPKDTCVSVSGSLSAGGWVNLTCTSRANPPVNHFTWFKRNPAGATNVSEGAVYSVSATDGGVYFCEATNALDCQRSPNIYLKEPLRWEPVLGGIAGIVLLVCSFIFVWYLRSTHPKVQQTQSQTGEELVIKNSATRTEEESIHYGEIDFSQQRAGLSSDSLRDSGQQQDTVYAQLNVLKIGN, encoded by the exons ATGTGGATGTTTCACAACAACTCAAAAAGTGTATTCAGAAAGAGGTTTGTTCTGTTTGAAGATTGTTTGACAGATTTGAAGATGGTGACAATCCTCTTGTTACTCAGTGTCCTCTTTGTTTCAG GAGCTTTGGCTGCTTGTCCTGAGGGATTGCCACTCAACATCACTACCCCACAGATGATGGAAGCACTGAGTGGATCCTGTTTGCTGATCCCCTGTAAATTTATGGCTCTAAAAGAACATGACTTTACAGGCCACAACGTCGGTGTGTGGATTAAAAATAACCCCAGATTTGGAAACTCTCCAAAAAATGTGATCTTCAATGGCAGCCGTCCAGACAATGTCTATTCAGTGAAGATTATCGGAAATCTGAGCCAGAACAACTGCACCAGTGTATTTTACCGTTTGCAAAAAAACTACACAGATAAATTCTTCTTCAGAGTTGAAAGTAAACCGTTCAATGCAACAGCTGCTTGCCATCCTCTTCAAATAAACATTACAG AGTGTCCTCCGAGACCCAGTATTGAAATGTCAGGTGACCGGAGGGAGGGGGAGTCTCTCACTGTGACCTGCTCAGCTCTCACCCCCTGTCCCCACTCCCCTCCCGAACTAACCTGGGGCCACAAACAACAGcctcacaaacacatacaggaaaACGCTGATGGAACCTTTACAACTCAAATCCAAGAAAACATCAGTCTGTCAGACAAACATGATGGATACAACATCACCTGCTCGGCCAAATATCCTGTGAATGCAGGAAACTTTGTGGAGTCTCAACACAATGTGACTCTCAACATTTCCT ATGCCCCCAAggacacgtgtgtgtctgttagtggGTCACTGTCGGCAGGTGGATGGGTGAACCTGACCTGCACCAGCAGAGCCAATCCTCCCGTCAACCACTTCACCTGGTTCAAGAGGAACCCGGCCGGAGCCACAAACGTGTCTGAAGGAGCCGTTTACAGTGTCAGTGCCACAGATGGAGGAGTTTATTTCTGTGAGGCGACCAATGCTCTTGATTGTCAGAGGTCACCCAACATTTATCTGAAGG AACCTCTACGATGGGAGCCAGTTCTTGGAGGAATTGCTGGGATCGTCCTTCTCGTCTGCTCATTTATCTTTGTTTG GTATTTGAGGTCAACACATCCAAAAGTACAACAGACTCAG AGTCAAACAGGAGAAGAGCTGGTCATCAAAAACTCAGCCAcaagaacagaggaagaaagcaTCCATTACGGTGAGATCGACTTCTCCCAGCAACGCGCTGGGCTGTCCTCAGACTCACTGCGGGACAGTGGGCAGCAGCAGGACACGGTATATGCACAGCTGAATGTCCTCAAGATAGGAAACTGA